A region from the Dendropsophus ebraccatus isolate aDenEbr1 chromosome 1, aDenEbr1.pat, whole genome shotgun sequence genome encodes:
- the PRKCSH gene encoding glucosidase 2 subunit beta isoform X1: MRQVAVVVLWFLAVLGCRAVEVKRPRGVSLSNRSFYDETKPFTCLDGSKTIAFDRVNDDYCDCEDGTDEPGTAACSNGRFHCTNAGFKPMYIPSSRVNDGICDCCDTTDEYNSGAHCQNTCREMGRKEREELEKKAEMAREGMLLKQKFIEDARKGREEKQVKLQELVEKRQNVQTQVEALRAQKEAAETPEKEAKDAHKEEWEARREAEKAAMEKKRTVEVFTELDQDSDGMVSVAELLSHTELDSDADGSLSDKEAQDLLGGSYSVDISAFQETVWPQIKEKFKSESDSAPLPPVEEGTDSHPEIPPEEEEDDDVEEGDEEDDDDDLDEEHRAPLRKSHGEEVEMPPYDEATQALIDAAQAARNQFDEAEKSLREIEDTIRGLEKEISLDFGAHGEFSYLYGQCYELSTSEYIYRLCPFNRVTQKPKVGGSETSLGIWGSWAGPENDKFSIMKYDQGTACWQGPNRSTQVKLYCGKETVVTSTSEPSRCEYLMEFFTPAACQQPVEVPQEDHDEL; the protein is encoded by the exons ATGCGGCAGGTGGCGGTCGTTGTTCTATGGTTCCTGGCGGTGCTCGGTTGTCGGGCGGTGGAGGTGAAGAGACCCCGCGGGGTTTCCCTGTCCA ATCGCAGCTTCTATGATGAGACAAAACCCTTCACCTGCCTGGACGGCTCCAAGACAATCGCCTTCGACCGTGTGAACGACGACTATTGTGACTGCGAAGACGGAACGGACGAGCCCG GCACTGCTGCATGCTCCAATGGACGGTTCCACTGTACAAACGCTGGATTTAAGCCTATGTACATCCCATCATCCCGGGTCAATGACGGCATCTGTG ACTGCTGTGACACCACTGATGAATATAACAGCGGAGCCCATTGCCAGAACACCTGCAG GGAGATGGGCAGGAAAGAGCGGGAGGAGCTGGAGAAGAAGGCCGAGATGGCGCGGGAGGGCATGCTGCTGAAGCAGAAGTTTATTGAGGATGCCCGAAAAGGCAGAGAGGAGAAGCAG GTAAAGCTACAGGAGCTGGTAGAGAAGCGGCAGAACGTGCAGACACAGGTGGAGGCGCTGCGCGCTCAGAAGGAGGCGGCTGAGACACCCGAGAAAGAAGCTAAAGATGCCCATAAGGAGGAGTGGGAAG CACGCAGGGAGGCGGAGAAGGCGGCTATGGAGAAGAAACGTACCGTGGAAGTGTTTACTGAGCTGGACCAGGACTCGGATGGAAT GGTTTCGGTGGCTGAGCTGCTCTCTCACACCGAGCTGGATTCCGATGCGGACGGCTCATTGTCAGACAAAGAAGCCCAG GATCTCCTCGGAGGGTCGTACTCTGTAGATATCTCAGCTTTCCAGGAGACGGTTTGGCCACAGATTAAAGAAAAGTTCAAATCGGAG AGCGACTCTGCTCCATTGCCTCCAGTAGAAGAAGGGACAGACAGTCACCCAGAAATCcccccggaggaggaggaagatgatgatgTTGAAGAGGGAGATGAGGAAGACGATGATGACGACTTGGATGAAGAGCACCGG GCTCCACTCAGGAAGTCACATGGAGAGGAGGTGGAGATGCCGCCATATGACGAGGCCACCCAGGCCCTGATAGACG CTGCTCAAGCGGCACGTAATCAATTTGACGAAGCCGAGAAGTCCCTGCGAGAAATCGAGGATACCATCAG aGGTTTAGAGAAGGAGATTTCGCTGGATTTTGGAGCACATGGAGAGTTTTCCTATCTCTACGGACAGTGCTATGAACTTTCTACTAGCGA ATATATATATCGCTTGTGTCCGTTTAATCGTGTGACTCAGAAACCGAAGGTTGGAGGCTCAgagaccagtctggg AATATGGGGATCCTGGGCAGGACCAGAAAATGATAAATTTAGTATAATGAAATATGATCAAGGAACAGCCTGTTGGCAGGGACCAAACCGTTCTACACAG GTGAAGCTGTACTGTGGTAAAGAGACCGTAGTCACGTCCACTTCAGAGCCCAGCCGCTGTGAATACCTCATGGAGTTCTTCACTCCAGCCGCCTGTCAGCAGCCAGTGGAAGTCCCACAGGAAGACCACGATGAGCTGTGA
- the PRKCSH gene encoding glucosidase 2 subunit beta isoform X2 codes for MRQVAVVVLWFLAVLGCRAVEVKRPRGVSLSNRSFYDETKPFTCLDGSKTIAFDRVNDDYCDCEDGTDEPGTAACSNGRFHCTNAGFKPMYIPSSRVNDGICDCCDTTDEYNSGAHCQNTCREMGRKEREELEKKAEMAREGMLLKQKFIEDARKGREEKQVKLQELVEKRQNVQTQVEALRAQKEAAETPEKEAKDAHKEEWEARREAEKAAMEKKRTVEVFTELDQDSDGMVSVAELLSHTELDSDADGSLSDKEAQSDSAPLPPVEEGTDSHPEIPPEEEEDDDVEEGDEEDDDDDLDEEHRAPLRKSHGEEVEMPPYDEATQALIDAAQAARNQFDEAEKSLREIEDTIRGLEKEISLDFGAHGEFSYLYGQCYELSTSEYIYRLCPFNRVTQKPKVGGSETSLGIWGSWAGPENDKFSIMKYDQGTACWQGPNRSTQVKLYCGKETVVTSTSEPSRCEYLMEFFTPAACQQPVEVPQEDHDEL; via the exons ATGCGGCAGGTGGCGGTCGTTGTTCTATGGTTCCTGGCGGTGCTCGGTTGTCGGGCGGTGGAGGTGAAGAGACCCCGCGGGGTTTCCCTGTCCA ATCGCAGCTTCTATGATGAGACAAAACCCTTCACCTGCCTGGACGGCTCCAAGACAATCGCCTTCGACCGTGTGAACGACGACTATTGTGACTGCGAAGACGGAACGGACGAGCCCG GCACTGCTGCATGCTCCAATGGACGGTTCCACTGTACAAACGCTGGATTTAAGCCTATGTACATCCCATCATCCCGGGTCAATGACGGCATCTGTG ACTGCTGTGACACCACTGATGAATATAACAGCGGAGCCCATTGCCAGAACACCTGCAG GGAGATGGGCAGGAAAGAGCGGGAGGAGCTGGAGAAGAAGGCCGAGATGGCGCGGGAGGGCATGCTGCTGAAGCAGAAGTTTATTGAGGATGCCCGAAAAGGCAGAGAGGAGAAGCAG GTAAAGCTACAGGAGCTGGTAGAGAAGCGGCAGAACGTGCAGACACAGGTGGAGGCGCTGCGCGCTCAGAAGGAGGCGGCTGAGACACCCGAGAAAGAAGCTAAAGATGCCCATAAGGAGGAGTGGGAAG CACGCAGGGAGGCGGAGAAGGCGGCTATGGAGAAGAAACGTACCGTGGAAGTGTTTACTGAGCTGGACCAGGACTCGGATGGAAT GGTTTCGGTGGCTGAGCTGCTCTCTCACACCGAGCTGGATTCCGATGCGGACGGCTCATTGTCAGACAAAGAAGCCCAG AGCGACTCTGCTCCATTGCCTCCAGTAGAAGAAGGGACAGACAGTCACCCAGAAATCcccccggaggaggaggaagatgatgatgTTGAAGAGGGAGATGAGGAAGACGATGATGACGACTTGGATGAAGAGCACCGG GCTCCACTCAGGAAGTCACATGGAGAGGAGGTGGAGATGCCGCCATATGACGAGGCCACCCAGGCCCTGATAGACG CTGCTCAAGCGGCACGTAATCAATTTGACGAAGCCGAGAAGTCCCTGCGAGAAATCGAGGATACCATCAG aGGTTTAGAGAAGGAGATTTCGCTGGATTTTGGAGCACATGGAGAGTTTTCCTATCTCTACGGACAGTGCTATGAACTTTCTACTAGCGA ATATATATATCGCTTGTGTCCGTTTAATCGTGTGACTCAGAAACCGAAGGTTGGAGGCTCAgagaccagtctggg AATATGGGGATCCTGGGCAGGACCAGAAAATGATAAATTTAGTATAATGAAATATGATCAAGGAACAGCCTGTTGGCAGGGACCAAACCGTTCTACACAG GTGAAGCTGTACTGTGGTAAAGAGACCGTAGTCACGTCCACTTCAGAGCCCAGCCGCTGTGAATACCTCATGGAGTTCTTCACTCCAGCCGCCTGTCAGCAGCCAGTGGAAGTCCCACAGGAAGACCACGATGAGCTGTGA